DNA sequence from the Bombus huntii isolate Logan2020A chromosome 7, iyBomHunt1.1, whole genome shotgun sequence genome:
GCTAATCAGGCTACTAGTAACCAATATTACGGTAGTAACGGTATACCGGTTAGTATGGGACCTACGACGGTTGGGAATCAGTTCGTTGGTCATCAACCAAACTCAGGATACGCCGGTAGCGCGTCTTCGTATGGTGCAACTGGTGCTGCAACCAGTCAATATCAACAAGATGTTGCATCAATGAGAACGACAGGCGCGGGGAATTTAAATTACCAACACAGTCCTATTCCCGGTAATCCGACTCCGCCGTTGACACCAGCCACCAGTATGCCTCCTTACATCAGTCCGAATCCGGATATTAAGCCTAATTTCAACGAAATGAAATCACCGGTTAATATTCAGAGTAAGTTGAATTCATGCTTTgatcatatatttaaaattaatatattaaaatagaatGGAGCATCATTAACTAATATTTTCCCGTTTTGTACAGAGGATGATGAGTTAAGATTAACATTCCCCGTGAGGGATGGCATTATTCTTTCACCCTTCCGCTTAGAACATAATCTGGCTGTAAGCAATCATGTTTTCCAACTGAAATCCACGGTACATCAAACGTTGATGTGGCGATCTGATCTGGAACTGCAACTCAAGTGTTTCCACCATGAGGATAGGCAAATGAACACGAATTGGCCAGCGAGCGTGCAAGTTTCTGTAAACGCTACGCCGTTAGTTATTGATCGTGGTGAGAATAAAACATCTCATAAGCCTTTATACCTGAAAGATGTTTGTCAACCTGGAAGAAACACGATACAAATTACTGTATCGGCATGTTGTTGTGTAAGTTTGTTTTATCTTCATATGCTCACAgtcttaaaatttaatttttacatgcggtaatatgaatttctttctttttatttgcaGTCTCATTTGTTCGTGCTTCAATTAGTTCATCGACCAAGTGTGAGAAGCGTACTTCATGGCTTGTTACGTAAAAGGCTACTAACGGCGGAGCATTGTATTACTAAAATTAAACGGAATTTCAATAATACTATTTCAAATAACGGTATACAGTCGGAGAAAGATGTCGTAGAACAAACAGCACTTAAGGTAGATATTTAACACCATatttaacataatacatttatgttttttattatatttatcatgcaaattattttattataggTATCCTTAAAATGTCCTATTACTTTTAAACGTATTACACTGCCAGCTAGAGGACATGACTGTAAACATATTCAGTGCTTTGATTTGGAGTCATACCTACAGCTAAATTGTGAACGAGGAGCTTGGCGATGTCCTGTATGCTCGtaagtaattttttaacaattttctcttcgattataAAACTAAACGCATTTCGTTCAAGTTTCACATAATTTTgtttctattatatatagaaaacCTGCACAATTAGAAGGTTTAGAAGTTGATCAATATATGTGGGGCATTTTGAACACTCTAAACACTGCAGAAGTGGAAGAAGTTACGATAGATTCGATGGCGAATTGGAAACCAGCAAAGAATTTAACTGCTGGTATTAAATCtgaagaagaaaatgattGTAAGAGAATGACAAAGGCAATGTCACCTGGAAGTATGAACATGCCTACTATGAATAATTGGGATATGAATCAAGCAATGAGTCCATACATACCACCTGATATGAGTAGCATCGTAAGCGGCTCTATGATGAATAATACACCAACCACGTACGGAAATAATAACATCAATCATCGGAATTCATCGGGAGGATCTTTCGATATTAATTCCGGAGCGAATACGAATACCAATAATGATTATACTAATGGAACTGGGCCTCTTTCGCACTTAAACGAATCGGTGAACTCTTTAGATCCTCTGAATGCTATGGAAAAATCACTTAACGATCAAGTATGTTCTAAGCTCAGAATTATTCTATAACTATATACAACCTTTCATAGAtcatttgttaaatattttgtccTTATTTTTACAGATGCCCCACACACCTCATACACCTCATACTCCTCACACACCACACACACCAGGTGGTGGAAACAGTGGTCCACCAAGTGTTCCTCCTGCATCCCAAGAGTCCACTGGAAACCTCAACACATCTGGTAATACGAATACAAACATAACCAACGATACTGCAGATATACCATCAGATTTAAATTTTGACCCAGCTGCGGTGATAGATGGCGAGGGTACAGGTCAAGAAGCATTGAATGTAAGTAATAATCTacattttcttaatatttaaagtatttttatatgttcgtgtgatatttattccttattatattatgttgtAGCTCTTACCAGATAATGTTGTGGATCCGATGGAATTACTTTCATATCTAGATCCACCAGATCTGAATACCCCTCCCAGCAGCGGCGCTAGCAGTGGTAACCCCTCATCAAGTGATGATATATTAGCACTTTTTGAATAAAGATAACGGGCATCTCGTAAGAGAAATAATCAAATTGCGACCCTGACGTTACAAAAGAAAACTATATCCACAGGTTTGCATCCTactacaaatatatttctaatcgaatgaaaatatttgtagtgAGCAATTTCAAAAACGTATTGGGGTCACTGTTAGGTGCTCTCACCTAATTCAATGGTACAAAAAATCTTAGctctaattataatattccTATCAACAAAGTTAGGGCATATTATTAGATTTAAAGACGATGACTTTTAATTAATAGGCGAAACAAAGCACCACGTTGTAGTGCTTGTTTGTAAAGATATTATTGCATGGATTATGTTTAGTCCTTTGatattggaaatatatatttccaatAGTAACACGTTCTATAACATTGTGCCGGGCAtatgttccagaactaatCATCGCAAATATACcacaattatattaattgtGTTCAAAAAACAATGGTaatccaattttttaatatcgaataTAGAATAATGTTTTGCACAAAGGGTTTTACATATAGATTAATATTATGGAAAAATGTTCATCTGATACAATAAATGTGCAATACGATCaacatatttacatatgtacattttatacatattaccatttatctattttttcaTTCCAAAATAAGTTTTTATAGAGACAATATTTAAGAAATCTACCACAGGATgtagaattaattaatattatgtttGGTACAATAAATTGATAACCTTTTATTAATagattttaaaaaatcgtaTAGCacatttatacaattttatattgaaaacGTGGACTTCTGAGGTTAATGTGTACATAACATTGGAATATGATTTTAAAAACCTTATATTAATATGTCATTGAAAATTAaactaatattaataaatttatgattTTGGAATATTTGCTTGACAAAATGTGCTGTGCTATTTCAAAGACTTCACTTTGAAGCTTTCCCTGCAATACAATCTTTACCTCAGAATCGGTCTACTCGCATTCAAGGCTATGATGGACCTACATCACAACAGAACTACGATTGTACAGTAACATTTGTAAATAAGTtttaatcgaaaaaaaataggTAAGACATTCATCTGTTGTGAATTACCCTGCTTATTGATGGATATAGCGCATATAGTGTTCCTTTCCTTTAGATTAGATGATTAGTGACAACAGATGAAACAGAATCGAGGGCATATAGGGCTTCACACTGGGAATTATATTTGGTATGGTGTATCTCTTGTGCTTTTGAAAGAAATACGTAATTCAGAAATATTTAAGTTATGCCGGATGAAATATATTACTTCGCTTTCTaagcaaataattttttatttaaaaatctatACATTGATATTGAATTTATTGATGAAATGTTATTTACACTGCTActtcgataaatattatgtatatagatttaacaaaaaaaaagagaaaatatataGGAAAATTTCctactttttcttttaagtcatagaaatttttttaaagaaatttatcaagatgtaataatgaaatacataatcgatgaaaataacaagatatttttataacatacAAAATCTCGAAAGATACATCAAAACCTATATAcctacatatacatatgtttatatatatataggatttattttcacattttaatgtagaagaattatattaataattatgttaataaaaacaaatgtatcattttagttattatttttattaaaagcaGGAGAAactttgtaatattaaaacaattagATTAACATTGACCTAAGTTTATAAAAAAGGAGAGAcagataataaattatattacaccAAATGTTTAGATGAAATCAACTTTTACACAGAATCagtattagaaaataaattctatataacAGAATTAGCACAAATTCTCAAAGGAACTGATTTTTCGTTCAATGAAACTTCAGATTTAgagttatatgtatataacactACTGCCAGAGTGAAACCGCCCATGGCCCCCAGCTTGTGTAGTAGTTATGacatttatatcttttgtgATTTAAAAAGAAGATATACTTACAATGATTCATGTAggttatacaaattttatataaaaatgtatttatattcCAGTGTGCAACAATAGCGCACACTGACGGATTAGATGCGGTCAAGTTTCTATTCATATaactattataatattattgaaaataggataataataatacttacATTAAGCGAGATTATTGTATGTTACTTGTATATATGATAAATAGattaataatataagaaaAGTGGCAAATACTTATTGGCCAGttataatagtaaaataattatcgtATTTCTCAGAACCAAACATACAAGCGTTGTATGAGAATACTTTAAAACTAGAAAATATAACATGTAAATGGATACAGGATAATAACAGTTCAAATACTGCACTGTTATTTCTAATAGAATTATTACTTACTTATTAAAGACATAATTATCAAAAAAAGTTTATTCAAATTGTAAGCTTTACTTAGGATTGCCAGAAAGTAGGCACATGCAACGTTGTTGCAATTGTATATAGGCAATGTCTACCTATACCTACTTAATAATATCCTAAAATACATGATACACGGTCTTGGTTTACAAGTTGTAGAGCTTTATAAATATCTGCACAAAATTATAAGTTTTTGTGAAAATATTAGAAAGAGTAAAATGTTAAAGGAAAATCAAAGCTTATTAATTATaagtttattattaattataagtTCTTGTGAAAATATTAGAAGGAGTAAAATGTTAAAGGAGAATCAAAGCTTACTGTATTattattgattaatttttaacaattgaGCAATATACTTCCTGATAAATTTTGCTCAtctaaaaatgaataattttatactgAAAAGATCTAACTtctagaaaaaaatattactagTAAATAATAGAGATCACATTTTAAATCTTGAATATGGAACATTAAATTACTTATTTGCAATATTGTTTAAAGTCAGTTCAGATTATTATAAGTCTCTACAACTTAATGATTATATACCTATTTATCTATTGTTAGGAGGCCTATGATTTGATCCTACAGTGCGCCACTGAAAACTTAAATGATCAAATGTCATGTGTGTTGTCTTGTCCAAGACCCGAAAAGCTTcactaaaaaaataaaatattttcatgtaaTATGACACAGCTGTACCTACTTATGGCACATTGAACATATTCAGTGGATCCAACAAAGCTTTAGAGCTTGTTGATAAGCAtttaagaataattaataatttcattttgttgTTAAGTT
Encoded proteins:
- the LOC126867237 gene encoding zinc finger MIZ domain-containing protein 1 yields the protein MLTIPVFVETPISRDTSLSFSLELASRKPSTTAAIGVGVQPVLSSGYHNTVPPQNGGGGSTFSAAAMVAAATATATATASVVAMQDRQDIPAQFNQMQGQHGIPHQTYNAGYAQRGPMAGMGPVGMSNFNSMGTMSPMHSMNSMNSMNSMNGMNSMNPMSMGGMNGMNGINGMTPMSSMSNMGNMGMNNMMGPNNMQMNKMSMQAQPHQGYPRRLAPYPNPAMHMAQKRQQGPYAGPNPAAMQPAFSGMSSSQYPTNYPSAARPNFQPQYQPMQSMNPSAAGFGPNSMIRSNNMRQTAPSYNTANQATSNQYYGSNGIPVSMGPTTVGNQFVGHQPNSGYAGSASSYGATGAATSQYQQDVASMRTTGAGNLNYQHSPIPGNPTPPLTPATSMPPYISPNPDIKPNFNEMKSPVNIQKDDELRLTFPVRDGIILSPFRLEHNLAVSNHVFQLKSTVHQTLMWRSDLELQLKCFHHEDRQMNTNWPASVQVSVNATPLVIDRGENKTSHKPLYLKDVCQPGRNTIQITVSACCCSHLFVLQLVHRPSVRSVLHGLLRKRLLTAEHCITKIKRNFNNTISNNGIQSEKDVVEQTALKVSLKCPITFKRITLPARGHDCKHIQCFDLESYLQLNCERGAWRCPVCSKPAQLEGLEVDQYMWGILNTLNTAEVEEVTIDSMANWKPAKNLTAGIKSEEENDCKRMTKAMSPGSMNMPTMNNWDMNQAMSPYIPPDMSSIVSGSMMNNTPTTYGNNNINHRNSSGGSFDINSGANTNTNNDYTNGTGPLSHLNESVNSLDPLNAMEKSLNDQMPHTPHTPHTPHTPHTPGGGNSGPPSVPPASQESTGNLNTSGNTNTNITNDTADIPSDLNFDPAAVIDGEGTGQEALNLLPDNVVDPMELLSYLDPPDLNTPPSSGASSGNPSSSDDILALFE